The window AAGAATATTCACCTATTGTCCATCGACTACGCACTTCGGCCTGATCTTAGGCCTTGACTCACCCTCCGTGGACAAACCTTGAGAAGGAACCCTTAGGTTTTCGGGGCATTAGATTCTTACCAATGTTTATGTTAGTCAAGCCGACATTCTCGCTTCCTCTTCATCCACTGCCGCTCGCGCAGGTGCTTCCCTCTAGGCGGAATGCTTCCTTACCAATGCATTTTTACATCCCACAACTTTGGCAAATTGCTTAGCCTTGTTAAATAAATTTAGAGAATCTTTATCCctacaagaaagaaagaaagccaTAGGAAATTTATTCCACCTCCCCTAActttcttctttgcttgcccTGACAAagagttgttcttcttctccgtgccgtaccaaggtaaaaaaaaaaaaaattttctttgtcttcttcttagGTGGTACTGTCGCGGGGCAACCTTTGAGGTGGTGCGACACGTTGGTTGGCAGGGGTTGGGAGTCGGCTTGGCGTGGACCAAAGAGGTGGCGTGGTAGAGGCCTATGGCTTAGGCTACTTAGTTCGGTTGAAGCCAAGGGAGGTCGTGCGATTGGGGCCACGACTTGAGGCGCTAGGGGTGCAATGTAGAGCAAACTAGATGGTGTGGAGCAACTGAGGTATCACTGTAGATTGCTCGACGCCTCGAGTAAATGTGCTCATAAGTGGGCAAGGGATACCTTGGAGGTTAGGGAAGAATGGGAATCTGACCCCTCGCCTAAGATGTGTGTTCCGACTGAGTTCATCGATGGTAAGTGAATTGCTTCATCTATGGGCTGCTTTATGCCTTTGTTGAGTTTTATTAGATTCATGAATAAATTAGGCTAACAAagtgatcttttttttttaaaaggaaaagtACGCTATTCATTGCATTGAAATATAAAACGTACAAACTGAGGATAGTGTGCTTAATGGGCATCGCAAAAACCTTGTCGGGGCTTCCAACCCGGTCGAAGGGAAAAGAGTGTCCCGGACGACATAGAGAACTATCCTCAAATGACAATACATAACAAACATAACAAATTACAAACTTTCTTCAAATAAAATATCCCTGAGCAAATCAAAGGGTTCTTCAAACCACAAAAGTTGGTGGGAGAAAatttgaaactattacaataatttaggagaAAGGGAAGTTTCAGAATCCGAACATATGGATGAAAACCCAACACCCTATCCACTAGGACATTGGACCACATGCATGCTTTATATTATATCAAAATAGACTTTTTGtccaaaatggtctctgaaattaACATTACTCAGTTTTTTCCTTGACAAAGAAAATCGATTTAAGTGGTTCCCTAAGTTTGTCCGCCGTAAATCATTTGGTATTTCTGTAAAAAATCTGTCAATAACCTTGTTAAATTGTCACATGGACGAGTAGTAACCACCTTTTAAAGGTATTTTTATCAAACTAACTTCTCCATTTAACGAGGATATTGACAGAATATCCACTAGATGATCAAATGATTTACAGTAGACAAACTCAAATACCATTCCTATCgattttcattttcatgaatCAAAATGAAGAATATGACAATCTCAAAGATCatttcacctaaaaagctttcCAATTGTAGGGTAAGTGGGGAGGCAGATTCTTTACCCTCCCACTTCTCGTGCCCTCCCgtttgtgtggtcatggttaagccacgtcaacattttatattactattcatttttgtcttattatccctataaaaatatatatatataaaatgttgacgtggcttaaccatgaccacataAAACAGAAGGGTACGGGAGGGCAcgagaagtgggagggcagagaatctgcctccgcCATTTGTAGGCTAGACATGAGAGGCGTCACTCATAAAATTTCTCTCTTTGAAATATTGAAGTATTGTTCtacattttcttattattttctttatcccAAAGTCAATTTTTGGTTATGCTAAATTTATTGATACTTACTGTTGATGCGCAAAACGGGAGatcttagaacaacgtaaatccgatcgtgaatctgcatgaaatgtaaataacacaagatgtatcgtggttcaccccaaggtttaggctacgtccacactgatattgtatttatctgtttgtgagggagagagatggagagagcttctgagggtgagagaaagcctaggaattggcctcccccaattgtgagggtgatgagtccttttatagaataaggactcctcacttattacatatttgccccttcctttattacataattacatttaagtcccctgagtatttatacgaggtctaaatacgaggccctaaatatggtataaacagtagtcccccaagtcttcagtcaagagagtcttttagtTGGacacttgaaattcagtccatgtgtcagccgaagtaactagatgttgtcttgaactgatgctcgatatgaggtggtgctcaatctgaaatgatgcttaactagaagtagcacacgatGCGAGGCTGCTGGGCTCGTGGCTTATATTACCTTGggtggctcggcttgtggcgtttgaaggtgagagagtcccttttatagaataagggctcactcctcaatataTGGATGATGGGATGCTCTCTAAttatggtgagggagtcccttttataaaataaaggctcgctcctcaatacataaatgatgagttatgagtgatgctcgcggcgaggcggttgctcagctggcggcgatgctctctaacgaaggtgagggagtcccttttataaaataaaggctcgcttctcagtacatgaataatgggttaggagtgatgctctctaatgatggtgagggagtcccttttatagaataagggctcgctcctcaatacataaataatgggctaagtcccccaagtatttttcatggggcccagttgaggcccaatatatgttgtatagtgtagtcccccaagtcttcggtcaatagagtcttggctgaagacttcaaattgaatccatgtatgggctgaagtggcggttgttcggaggctgtatttgtataccctgcactgaagctttgtaggtgaagctttgcaagtgaagctttgaagctagagctctgtaaatgaaactttcgaagctgaaacttttgtaaatgaagcttttgaagttagagctctgtaaatgaagcttttgaagctgattgacatgagtgatgctcatggatgttgtcatgagtgatgctcatgaatgttgacatgaatgatggtcatgaatgtttatgtatgattgtcatgagtgatgctcatgaatgtttatgtataaatgacatgagtaatgctcatgtataatttggagtactggacgtacttttgatcacctggttggtggcatgaaggagagtacgggttgtacatttcatcatctggttggtggcatgaatggctagttgccaaatgatattaaagtacgggttgtacatttcctcacctggttggtggcatgaatggctagttgccaaatgatattagagtacggattgtacatttcatcacctggttggtggtaatagtggcaggttgccgaataattttggagtactgggcgtacttttgatcacttgattggtggtaatagcggcgggttgccgaataattgtggagtactgggcatacttttgatgacctggttggtgctatttcgggcttatgggccttcgccctccacaacatgccagcccatttgttttgggctttgccctccttatttttattattttttatttttttattaccctctgatggggtttatacagatgtatccgaaatataagaaaaataatttacatcatttagaaataagaaaagtaaatcacatctttttggtggggtgtttattccttacttttgcagtgtcccatgtgcctctcttcttcttttcttttttccttttctgctttacttttgcttttgtttatgtcttcttttctcttttgcagatggcagacaaggaATGATAAGTACATTAATCTTATCTCCGCTTTTACATGATCCCTCATGATCACAGCCTCCACCACTTCTCCATACTTCCTGAAATATTCCTTGAACCATTCCTTGAACCATTCCTCATCTGTGTCCCAGGAAatccctctttttctttttcatgtgtaatgcttacatattttatttatggCTGATGAGATGTCAGCAATACACACTTGGAATGACACAACTCACTCCAACTAACATTTGAACTTGAGCAGACTAAAATATGTACATACCTCCAGGGTGAAATCTCATGTATGGAGACAATTTGTACACGCGGCCTTTTAGAACAGTGCACATTGAATCTCTTTTTTGGTGTTGTTTAACAAAATCTGACTCCCCATCTCTAACCGTGACCCAATCTGCATTGTGGAACTGACGGGCCGCTTCAACAAAAATCTTTCCGATGTAGCTAGTGCCAAAGTCGACCAAGACTTGGTGGGCATCGTGGAAGGTGTCGGGGACGTAAATCGACGCCGTAAGGGGGACGAGCATTTTCCTTCCCTGGGGGCGGAGGGAGAGGTCGTGGAGGGTCAGCTAATCTTTCATCATTACTTTCAGTAATCTCCTCATTTGCTTCCTGTGTTTCTGCTTCTCGTTCTTGCTTTGATCATCCGCCAACATCGACGCGACGTTTGCGGGCGCAGACGAAAACGTGCAAGCAGTAGTGGTACTGGTCGCCGCCGTAGTTGAGGCAGCACTAGTTATCGACGAGATCGAGACGGATGGGTCGTCAGAGGCAGCACCAGTTGTCGGCGCAGTTGTGGCGAGATCACCGCTACCACCCAGCGCGTCAGTACTTTTATGGCTTCGAATTCCGCTGATTCAACTAAGGAAGTGAACCCCGATGTCCAGGCTTAGGTGTTCACTGACGAATTGGCACCGCATCCGAGAAATGAACAGCCCAAACCAGCTCTCGAGGACCCACCGATCTATGCGGATACCACGACCATCAGTCCCAAGCTTTGTTCCTCGCTCTTGCAGCTCGGGACGGGTTGAATCCGTATTTAACTGAAACCCAAAGATGAGGGAGTCGACCCAGGTGGCGATGTTGGAGGGGTTGCAGAGGACGGCGTCGGAGAGATTTGCATAGGCAGTGCAGATTTGAAATTGCAGGAGAATCTGAGAGAGGGAAAAACAACGAGCTTCATATGAGATTGTGGGtttagagagaagaaaagatatTTGTTGATTGGCTCTGTAAGTTGCGACCCTGTAAACTGTGATGTGTGAGTTTATTACTGTGATGATGTCGTGATGGACGACAGAGATTGAAGCAGCAGAGAAGTTCATTGTGAAATAAACAACGATGAGTTGAGGTTTTCTTGAGTTGTGTTTGAGTGGTGTTTGGAGATTTGAAatggattttgcagattcactgcggaagtgaaaaaatgaaagagaactgacACAACTTTTCATATCGATTTCCACAGACGactccaaatgttgatgcacaaaatcggaggtcttggaacaacgtaaatccgaacgtgaatctgcatgaaatgtaaataacacaagatgtatcatggttcaccccaaggtttgggctacgtccacattgatattgtatttatctgtttgtgagggagagagatggagagagcttctgagggtgagagagggcctaggaattggcctcccccaattgtgagggtgaagggtccttttatagaataaggactcctcacttattacatatttgccccttcctttattacataattatatttaagtcATCcagagtatttatacgaggtttaAATACGAGatcctaaatatggtataaacacttACCTTCAATTAATTCATAATAACAACTATTGTAtaattagtgggagttaattaAATACAGGtttaatatatgtttttatgAGCTTACTATTTGATCGGTTGACCCGATTTTACAATAGCGACAAAATCGTATATACTCTTACATAATAAGTTAACTGTTAACGAATTAATACATAAAAGTCTCATTCGAGTTGATTGAAACTCACAAAAATAGGGTTTAGATGGTAAATTGAGAGATTGCCTCACAAGCCCATGAATTTCACAATTAAATTATCTTTGAATCAAATCAACTTCAGCCAAATTTTATAATTGTAACTTAAACGAGCTTATTATTTAGTCGAATGACCTAATTTTATAATACCGACAATATCATAACTAACGAAACAAGTTAACCATTTACCACTAACGAACAAATATAACCAAAGCTAATCCAATTTGCCACTAACCAAAACTTATTCAATTTGGCGAGTAAAAGACTAAGACTTTAAGTTGTAAAACCCAAAAAGTATCTCAGAAACTCACAGAACGTAGCTTCACAACTGAAATATCTTTGAATCAGCCTGACTTGAGTCAAGCATCCAAACACCAAGATGCCATATGAAAAAACTAAAAAGTACAACAATTTAAAGATCTAAACAGAGAAATTTATACAAGAttgatgaaaaaataaaaaccttttaAAGACACACACCCACATGAACAGTGTGACCAAAGTCCAAAAAGTTACAAATGTGAATCCAGAACCCCAAAACAGAGTGGATTTCTCTGAAAAAATTTCACAGCAATAAGAGGTTGGAACATGGAGCCTACCAGGCATACCTCGTCAGATCTCTTCTTCTGGGCCCCATCTTTTTCCTCACTTCAACGGTGTTCCTTCCCCTTCAGACCACTTCCTCAGTCCCTCAGACATCACAGTgactttagagagagagagagagagagcagaaaTAAAGCGTCTCTCagatttttccattttttgtaGTCTCCAAAGAGgtaaaaaccaaaacccaacactcagaaaattcatttttttcacgAAAAATCTTCGCTTTGTCCCTAACTCTAAATTTTTGGGGCtgaaaatttgaataaaaaCCGTGTCTAAAAATGGTATATATCTTAAATGCCCATTATTTCAATCCCACAGTGATTGCATTTTGTCAAAACCTCGTCTTCCGAATGAAAAATCTTGTCCTTTGTCCTAAAGATACTTTCCCTTTCCCCGTTTCGGCCTTTGGGGCAATTACATATTTCCATGTTTCAgtcttcctttctctctctacacctGTGGTTTCTCTCTCTACACGTCTGGTTTAACTCCGCTGTGTTCATTTTCCAGAGATTTGGGTTTTGCCAAAGTCTGAACTTTTTCGGGGGCCTCATTGATTTCAGCCAACTGGGTTCTTCTACTCGAGGAGAAAAGATGGACTTTTTGCTTCCTTGTTCTTAGATTTGAATCCTGGCAAGTGTTCATATctgaattttcaagttttattaTTTTCCGTGTTATTATATTTCGCATTGGATCTGTATTGCCTCAAAATACCATCTTCCATCAAATTTCGTTTCTATGATTTTAGTGAGTGAGTGTGTTTCAAGTGTCGGTTGGGTTTTTGGGAAGCATAAATTTAAGATTTGTGTAAGTTTTTGGCTGCAATTATTTTAggtattgacttttgggtttccATATATTTTTGGATTCCATTTGCATTGTCGCCGTATATCATTTACTGTATCGCTTGAatgaatttcttttgtttttctctcttgGTTTCGAACACGAACAACGTTGTTTTTCTGTGTTAAGGCATATACTGCTGTCTTGGTCCTCTTCCTAATTGTGTGAAGAGTAGACTTTCGTTTCGTGGTTCCATTTGTGTGTTGCTGTCAGATATCGACTATGTGTACATTTCTTACAGTGTTGTAGAATGCTTGTCTTAGTTTCTCGACTCTAAAACCGATTAGTTTGGAAAAGAGAATTCAATTCTACTGCATTTTAAAGTTGTTGACATGGGATTTTGGAATTCGACTACTGATTGAAGATGTGTCTTCCATTTCAGAGTGGCGTTTACATCTTATGCAACTGCACTGTATTTGAGTCATTCGGAAAGAGGGAAAGTTTGTAGATATGGATATCGGAGATGATAGCTCGAGGTTCTGTTCTTTACCGGCTACAACTTCAAGGAATATGTCCACCTCATCTTCGGCATTCTTTTCAGCAAACCAGTCGCCATTTTTCTCCCCAAGATCGCCATCTTGTCAACTATCTGAATCAACAAGGTCTGATGCTCCATGTGATAGCATGGTTTTAAGTACAGATCCCCTCAGTTCCAGCTCTGGAATTCCAGACCTTGAATCTCTAGCAAATGTAAGATATAAATTGTCAAACATGTCACCGGCCCCAGCTGCTTCAGTCTCAGGTGATTTTGAGAAGTTTGACCGCGTGTCTTCCTCAACAGCCATTTCTAATAGCATTCTATCTAGTCACAGCCATGCCTGGGTCTATGAGTATTCTGGGCAAAGAGAGAGGCAGAGAAGGCCTGGGAGAAACTCTGGAGACTCATATATATCTGGTCCGGTTTCAATGACATCTAATAGACTGAGGAGCTGTGATGTTTTCATAGGTTTGCATGGCCGTAAACCTTCTTTGCTGAGGTTTGCTAATTGGCTCCGAGTTGAGTTGGAAGTTCAGGGGATGAGTTGCTTTGTATCTGATAGAGCTCGATGTAGGAACTCTCGCAAACATGGAATTGTTGAGAGGGCCATGGACGTTTCTTCTTTTGGGATTGTCATCCTAACAAGGAAGTCATTCCGAAATCCATATACCATCGAGGAACTTCAATTTTTCGCTAGCAAGAAGAACTTGGTCccaatattctttgatttgcGTCCAGGTGATTGCCTTGTCAGGGATATCGTTGAGAAGAGAGGAGAGCTGTGGGAAAGACATGGGGGAGAGTTATGGATTTTGTATGGAGGACTCGAGAAGGAGTGGAAAGAAGCTCTTCATAGCCTCTCCCGGGTGGATGAATGGAAATTGGAGGCTCAGGATGGTAACTGGAGAGATTGTATATTAAGGGCCGTCACATTATTAGCAATTAGATTAGGGAGGAGAAGTGTTGTAGACCGGTTAAGCAAGTGGAGAGAGAAGGTGGAGAAAGAGGAGTTCCCTTTCCCTCGAAATGAGAACTTTATTGGCAGGAAGAAGGAACTCTCTGAGCTGGAATTCATACTTTTTGGTGATGTCAGTGGAGAAGCAGAAAGAGATTATTTTGAGCTTAAGGCTAGGCCTAGACGAAAGAACTTGACAATTGGGTGGGGTAGGAGCAGTTCATTTGATGAAAGGCGAAGGGAACGAAAACTGGAGATTGGAAGCAGAAAGGGAAAAGAACCAGTTGTGTGGAAGGAGTCAGAGAAAGAGATTGAGATGCAAAGCACAGAAATTCCTCAAAGACAATCAAAGCCCAAAAGTGGTGGAAGATATTCAAGGAGAAAAAGATCAACAAAGGTTGTGTATGGGAAGGGGATTGCTTGTGTGTCGGGGGACTCGGGAATTGGCAAGACggaacttcttcttgaatttgcctaCAGATATCACCAGAAGTACAAGATGGTTTTATGGATAGGAGGGGAAAGTAGGTATATTAGGCAAAACTACTTGAATCTCTGGTCGTTTCTAGAAGTCGATGTAGGGGTTGAAAATTGCTTTGACAAAAACAGAATCAAAAGCTTTGAAGAACAGGAAGACACAGCCATAGCTAGAGTACGCAGAGAACTCATGAGAAACATGCCATTTTTGGTGGTGATTGATAACTTAGAAAGTGAAAAGGATTGGTGGGACCACAAACTTGTAATGGATCTTCTTCCCCGTTTTGGTGGAGAGACGCACATAATAATATCCACACGCCTTCCTTCTGTGATGAATTTGGAGCCTTTGAAACTCTCGTACTTATCCGGGGCAGAAGCAATGTCGCTCATGCAGGGTAGCGTAAAAGAATACACAGAAAATGAAGAATTGGATGCTTTA is drawn from Malus domestica chromosome 14, GDT2T_hap1 and contains these coding sequences:
- the LOC114821024 gene encoding uncharacterized protein, translating into MDIGDDSSRFCSLPATTSRNMSTSSSAFFSANQSPFFSPRSPSCQLSESTRSDAPCDSMVLSTDPLSSSSGIPDLESLANVRYKLSNMSPAPAASVSGDFEKFDRVSSSTAISNSILSSHSHAWVYEYSGQRERQRRPGRNSGDSYISGPVSMTSNRLRSCDVFIGLHGRKPSLLRFANWLRVELEVQGMSCFVSDRARCRNSRKHGIVERAMDVSSFGIVILTRKSFRNPYTIEELQFFASKKNLVPIFFDLRPGDCLVRDIVEKRGELWERHGGELWILYGGLEKEWKEALHSLSRVDEWKLEAQDGNWRDCILRAVTLLAIRLGRRSVVDRLSKWREKVEKEEFPFPRNENFIGRKKELSELEFILFGDVSGEAERDYFELKARPRRKNLTIGWGRSSSFDERRRERKLEIGSRKGKEPVVWKESEKEIEMQSTEIPQRQSKPKSGGRYSRRKRSTKVVYGKGIACVSGDSGIGKTELLLEFAYRYHQKYKMVLWIGGESRYIRQNYLNLWSFLEVDVGVENCFDKNRIKSFEEQEDTAIARVRRELMRNMPFLVVIDNLESEKDWWDHKLVMDLLPRFGGETHIIISTRLPSVMNLEPLKLSYLSGAEAMSLMQGSVKEYTENEELDALRAIEEKVGRSTLGLSIVGAILSELPILPSKLLETTNRMPLKEFSWSSRGTNSLRRHTFLMQLLEVCFSIFDHADGPRSLSTRMVQASTWFAPAAIPVSLLAQAAHKIPEKHQGTWLWRKLMKSLTCGFTSSYTKKSEAEATSMLLRFNIARSSTRQDHIHFHELVKLYARKRVASGVAQAMVQAVISRGSISQHSEHIWAACFLIFGFSHDPVVVELKVSDLLYLVKEVVLPLAIRAFITFSRCNAALELLRLCTNALEAADQAFVTPVEKWLDKSLCWRPIQTNAQLNPYLWQELALSRATVLETRAKLMLRGGQFDIADDLIRKALFIRTSVCGEDHKDTVAARETLSKVTRLLANVQIHTSP